A window of Blastomonas sp. SL216 contains these coding sequences:
- a CDS encoding response regulator, translated as MLLNLSHASFRNDDDAARLNALRAYQLSSEDSDNGLYTGLVSIARALGGTETAFISIIEEQRQWFKASEGLALTETPRSIAFCDHAIRSDAVMVVLDALADPRFADNPLVTGPPHIRFYAGAPIINADGFALGTICLSDSTPRASFDGAPLLAALASQVAALLELRKQLIHQQLAADLAADQRDRLWDSSLDMMLITTTDGILVAGNPAWEKAFGPVPADGKGHIRDFFAQAHEAEVVQLASGQSDVQVEREMRGRDGQAIYASWSLAREGELVFGIARDITRARAAEAQLAQVQRMESIGQLTGGIAHDFNNLLTIISGNLDIAQKRIATGQVDRAEAAIVNARDGASRAANLTQRLLAYARRQSLTPTLIKPTELIRDLGPLAAQALDERHALAVECPDSLWPITVDASQLENALLNLVVNARDAMEQPGTITIHAANALRTEEDMGDGHDAPPGRYVRFCVNDTGSGIPADIAAHIFEPFFTTKEIGKGTGLGLSQVQGFVAQSGGFVTLKTAPGDGTTLSLWLPVTGDVYDDLPGGRAAGDGEAQCRADCTILLAEDNAALRTHVSDVLQEAGFRVIEAEDGQSALDMMRAAEQRPDLLLSDITMPRLDGKALAAEVHQAWPEIPIVLMTGYAGGALESCPHNVLITKPFAPDDLVALVRRTLAAAPPS; from the coding sequence ATGCTGCTTAACCTCAGCCATGCCAGTTTCCGGAACGACGATGATGCCGCGCGGCTCAATGCCTTGCGCGCCTATCAGCTGTCGTCCGAAGACAGCGACAATGGTCTTTATACCGGCCTGGTGTCGATCGCGCGCGCGCTGGGCGGCACCGAGACTGCCTTTATCTCGATCATCGAGGAGCAGCGCCAGTGGTTCAAGGCGTCCGAAGGCCTGGCGCTGACCGAAACCCCGCGCTCCATCGCCTTTTGCGACCATGCCATCCGGTCGGACGCGGTGATGGTCGTGCTCGACGCGCTGGCCGATCCGCGCTTTGCCGACAATCCGCTGGTCACCGGCCCGCCGCATATCCGCTTTTATGCCGGAGCGCCGATCATCAATGCCGATGGCTTCGCGCTGGGCACGATCTGCCTGTCGGACAGCACGCCGCGCGCAAGCTTTGATGGTGCGCCGCTGCTTGCCGCACTCGCGAGCCAGGTGGCGGCGCTGCTCGAACTGCGCAAGCAGCTGATTCATCAACAGCTTGCGGCCGATCTGGCCGCCGACCAGCGCGACCGGTTGTGGGATTCGTCGCTCGACATGATGCTGATCACCACGACCGACGGCATATTGGTGGCGGGCAACCCGGCCTGGGAAAAGGCGTTCGGCCCGGTTCCCGCCGACGGCAAGGGCCATATTCGCGACTTTTTCGCGCAGGCACATGAAGCCGAAGTCGTCCAGCTTGCCAGCGGGCAGAGCGATGTGCAGGTCGAGCGCGAAATGCGCGGCCGCGACGGCCAGGCGATCTACGCAAGCTGGAGCCTGGCGCGCGAGGGCGAGCTGGTCTTCGGCATCGCGCGCGACATCACTCGCGCCCGCGCCGCCGAGGCCCAGCTGGCCCAGGTGCAGCGGATGGAATCGATCGGCCAGCTCACCGGCGGCATCGCGCATGATTTCAACAACCTGCTGACCATCATTTCGGGCAATCTGGACATCGCGCAAAAGCGCATCGCCACTGGCCAGGTCGACCGGGCGGAGGCAGCGATCGTCAATGCCCGCGACGGGGCAAGCCGTGCGGCCAACCTGACGCAGCGCCTGCTGGCTTATGCCCGCCGCCAGTCGCTGACCCCGACGCTGATCAAGCCGACCGAGCTGATCCGCGATCTGGGCCCCCTCGCGGCGCAGGCGCTGGACGAACGGCATGCGCTGGCGGTCGAGTGTCCCGACAGCCTGTGGCCGATCACGGTCGACGCCAGCCAGCTGGAGAACGCGCTGCTCAACCTGGTGGTCAATGCGCGCGATGCGATGGAGCAGCCGGGCACGATCACCATCCATGCCGCCAATGCTCTGCGCACCGAAGAGGATATGGGCGACGGCCATGATGCGCCGCCGGGCCGCTATGTCCGCTTCTGCGTCAACGACACCGGTTCGGGCATCCCCGCCGATATTGCCGCGCATATTTTCGAGCCGTTCTTCACCACCAAGGAAATCGGCAAGGGTACCGGGCTGGGGCTGAGCCAGGTCCAGGGCTTTGTCGCGCAATCGGGCGGCTTCGTGACGCTGAAGACCGCGCCGGGCGACGGCACGACGCTGAGCCTGTGGCTGCCGGTGACCGGCGATGTCTATGACGACCTGCCGGGCGGCCGTGCTGCGGGGGATGGCGAAGCCCAGTGCCGGGCGGACTGCACCATCCTGCTGGCCGAGGACAATGCCGCGCTGCGCACGCATGTCAGCGATGTGCTGCAGGAAGCAGGTTTCCGCGTGATCGAGGCCGAGGACGGCCAGTCGGCGCTCGACATGATGCGCGCTGCCGAGCAGCGGCCCGACCTGCTGCTGAGCGACATCACCATGCCCCGGCTCGACGGCAAGGCGCTCGCCGCCGAAGTCCATCAGGCCTGGCCCGAAATCCCGATCGTGCTGATGACCGGCTATGCCGGCGGCGCGCTGGAAAGCTGCCCGCACAATGTGCTGATCACCAAGCCTTTTGCGCCCGATGATCTGGTGGCGCTGGTGCGGCGGACGCTCGCCGCCGCACCCCCATCCTGA
- a CDS encoding S-(hydroxymethyl)glutathione dehydrogenase/class III alcohol dehydrogenase, with protein sequence MKTRAAVAFEAKKPLEIVELDLEGPRPGEVLVEIMATGICHTDAYTLDGLDSEGIFPSVLGHEGAGIVREVGAGVTSVKPGDHVIPLYTPECRQCKSCLSGKTNLCTAIRATQGKGLMPDGTTRFSYKGQPIYHYMGCSTFSNFTVLPEIAVAKIREDAPFQSSCYIGCGVTTGVGAVINTAKVQVGDNVVVFGLGGIGLNVIQGARLAGADKIIGVDINPDREEWGRKFGMTDFLNSRGMSREDTVARIVEMTDGGADYTFDATGNTDVMRTALEACHRGWGTSIIIGVAEAGKEIATRPFQLVTGRNWRGTAFGGAKGRTDVPKIVDMYMQGKIEIDPMITHVMGLEEINTAFDLMHAGKSIRSVVVF encoded by the coding sequence ATGAAGACCCGTGCCGCCGTTGCCTTTGAAGCCAAGAAACCGCTGGAGATTGTCGAACTCGACCTGGAAGGTCCCCGGCCAGGCGAGGTTCTGGTCGAGATCATGGCGACGGGCATCTGCCATACCGATGCCTATACGCTTGACGGGCTCGACAGCGAGGGGATTTTCCCCAGCGTGCTGGGGCATGAGGGCGCCGGAATCGTGCGCGAGGTTGGCGCGGGCGTGACCTCGGTCAAGCCGGGCGATCATGTCATCCCGCTCTACACCCCCGAATGCCGCCAGTGCAAAAGCTGCCTTTCGGGCAAGACCAACCTGTGCACCGCGATCCGCGCCACGCAGGGCAAGGGCCTGATGCCCGATGGCACCACGCGGTTCAGCTACAAGGGCCAGCCGATCTACCATTACATGGGCTGCTCGACCTTTTCGAACTTCACCGTGCTGCCCGAGATCGCCGTGGCAAAGATCCGCGAGGACGCCCCGTTCCAGTCGAGCTGCTATATCGGCTGCGGCGTCACCACCGGCGTCGGTGCGGTGATCAACACGGCCAAGGTGCAGGTCGGCGACAATGTCGTGGTCTTCGGCCTGGGCGGCATCGGCCTCAACGTCATCCAGGGCGCGCGGCTGGCGGGTGCGGACAAGATCATCGGCGTCGACATCAATCCCGATCGCGAGGAATGGGGCCGCAAGTTCGGCATGACCGACTTCCTCAACTCCAGGGGCATGAGCCGCGAGGACACGGTCGCCAGGATCGTCGAAATGACCGATGGCGGCGCCGACTATACCTTTGACGCGACCGGCAACACGGACGTGATGCGCACCGCGCTCGAGGCCTGCCATCGCGGCTGGGGCACCTCGATCATCATCGGCGTGGCCGAAGCGGGCAAGGAAATCGCGACTCGTCCGTTCCAGCTCGTCACCGGGCGCAACTGGCGCGGCACCGCGTTCGGCGGGGCCAAGGGCCGCACCGATGTGCCCAAGATCGTCGACATGTATATGCAGGGCAAGATCGAGATCGACCCGATGATCACGCATGTCATGGGTCTGGAAGAGATCAATACCGCGTTCGACCTGATGCACGCAGGCAAGTCGATCCGCTCCGTGGTGGTATTCTGA
- a CDS encoding copper resistance system multicopper oxidase produces the protein MNLSLDRRTLLRAAGLGGAGAALAGAFPAWARSGTTGLAEPLPQVSGEDIRLKIAHQMIRIHGRNHHAIGINGTVPGPLIRLKEGQNVRLHVENALDEDSSIHWHGLILPFHMDGVPGISFPGIRPRSTFTYEFPIRQAGTYWYHSHSGLQEQMGHYGPIVIDPAGEDPVQADREHVIVLSDYSPLHPHVIFRKLKQMGGYFNFQKQTLADQLRGENQRGKERASWGAMRMDPTDIADVTGSTYTYLVNGHGPDDNWTALFAPGERVRLRIINASAMTTFNLRIPGLPMTVVQADGLPVRPVEIDEMQIAVAETYEVVIVPQEARAYALVAESVDRSGMAAATLAPAIGMLAERPALRKRPLADMKDMGMGAMGGGAMAGMDHGAPGQACAPEHAAMGHCTPDAASDHGAMDHAAMNHGAMDHGGGMDHSMRDFSLAPDSVKKTPTVQTISPMPVDRTGEPGQGLADAGHRVLVYADLVAQTRNPDVRAPERVLELHLTGNMERYMWAFDGEKFSEVKEPIAFTEGERVRVKLVNDTMMGHPIHLHGHFFELVTGHGDHAPRKHTVNVQPGGTATFDFTADAVGDWAFHCHMLYHMHAGMMQTVTVRPREEQA, from the coding sequence ATGAATCTGTCGCTTGATCGCCGCACCTTGCTGCGCGCTGCCGGTCTCGGCGGGGCCGGGGCTGCGCTGGCCGGTGCCTTTCCCGCCTGGGCCCGGTCGGGCACGACAGGCCTCGCCGAGCCACTGCCGCAGGTGTCGGGCGAGGATATCCGCCTGAAGATCGCGCATCAGATGATCCGGATCCATGGCCGCAACCACCATGCCATCGGCATCAACGGCACCGTGCCCGGCCCGCTGATCCGGCTCAAGGAAGGCCAGAATGTCCGGCTGCATGTCGAAAATGCGCTGGACGAGGACAGCTCGATCCACTGGCACGGGCTGATCCTGCCCTTTCACATGGATGGCGTGCCCGGCATCAGCTTTCCCGGCATCAGGCCGCGCAGCACCTTCACCTATGAATTCCCGATCCGCCAGGCGGGGACCTATTGGTATCACAGCCATTCGGGGCTGCAGGAACAGATGGGACATTATGGCCCGATCGTGATCGATCCTGCGGGCGAGGACCCGGTCCAGGCGGACCGCGAACATGTCATCGTGCTGTCCGACTACAGCCCGCTGCACCCGCATGTGATCTTCAGGAAGCTCAAGCAGATGGGGGGCTATTTCAACTTCCAGAAGCAGACGCTCGCCGATCAGCTGCGCGGCGAGAATCAGCGCGGCAAGGAGCGCGCCTCATGGGGCGCGATGCGGATGGACCCGACCGATATTGCCGATGTCACCGGCTCCACCTATACCTATCTGGTCAACGGCCATGGCCCCGATGACAACTGGACCGCGTTGTTCGCGCCGGGCGAGCGGGTGCGGCTGCGGATCATCAATGCGTCGGCGATGACGACCTTCAACCTGCGCATTCCAGGCCTGCCGATGACCGTCGTGCAGGCCGACGGGCTGCCGGTGCGTCCGGTCGAGATCGACGAGATGCAGATCGCGGTGGCCGAAACCTATGAGGTCGTGATCGTGCCCCAGGAGGCGCGCGCCTATGCGCTGGTGGCCGAAAGCGTCGACCGGTCGGGCATGGCGGCGGCGACGCTCGCGCCTGCAATCGGCATGCTCGCCGAGCGCCCGGCGTTGCGCAAGCGCCCGCTCGCCGACATGAAGGACATGGGCATGGGCGCCATGGGCGGTGGCGCGATGGCCGGAATGGACCATGGCGCGCCTGGCCAGGCCTGTGCCCCCGAACATGCCGCGATGGGTCATTGCACGCCGGATGCTGCCAGCGATCATGGCGCGATGGACCATGCGGCGATGAACCATGGAGCGATGGATCATGGGGGCGGCATGGACCACAGCATGCGCGATTTCTCGCTCGCCCCCGACAGCGTGAAGAAGACGCCCACGGTTCAGACCATCTCGCCGATGCCGGTCGACCGCACCGGCGAGCCGGGCCAGGGGCTGGCCGATGCCGGGCACCGCGTGCTGGTCTATGCCGATCTGGTCGCGCAAACCCGCAACCCCGATGTGCGCGCCCCGGAGCGCGTGCTGGAGCTGCACCTCACCGGAAACATGGAACGCTATATGTGGGCGTTCGATGGCGAGAAATTCTCGGAGGTGAAGGAGCCGATCGCGTTCACCGAGGGCGAGCGGGTGCGGGTGAAGCTGGTCAACGATACGATGATGGGCCATCCCATCCACCTGCACGGCCATTTTTTCGAACTGGTCACAGGTCATGGCGACCATGCTCCGCGCAAGCATACGGTCAATGTCCAGCCCGGCGGAACCGCGACCTTCGACTTTACCGCCGATGCCGTGGGCGACTGGGCGTTCCACTGCCATATGCTCTATCACATGCATGCCGGGATGATGCAGACGGTGACCGTGCGTCCGCGCGAGGAACAGGCGTGA
- a CDS encoding NADP-dependent malic enzyme, with amino-acid sequence MSEKSNVQFTEREALHFHSAGRPGKIEIIASKPMATQRDLSLAYSPGVAVPVRAIAEDPSTAYDYTAKGNLVAVISNGTAILGLGNLGALASKPVMEGKAVLFKRFADVDSIDIEVNTEDVDRFIECVELLEPSFGGINLEDIGAPACFIIEQALKERMNIPVMHDDQHGTAIISAAGLLNACYLTGRELKDVKMVVNGAGAAAIACTELIKAMGVPHDNVLMCDRSGVIYQGREDLDQWKSAHAAKTDRRTLEEALDGADIFLGLSAAGALKPEMVMKMAPSPIIFAMANPDPEITPPDAKAARPDAIIATGRSDYPNQVNNVLGFPFIFRGALDVRATAINEEMKIAAAKAIAELAREQVPEEVAAAYGGATQKFGVDYIIPAPFDPRLMEVVSGAVAQAAMDTGVAQKPIEDMAAYRHSLKSRLNPTTAVLTQVYTDARANPKRVVFAEAEEEVVLRAAIQFRDGGYGTPVLVGREQRVRDKLKELAVDDPMAFEVHNSTNSPLVPHMVDVLYERLQRRGYLKRDVKRMVNQDRNIFGSALLHLGEADAMLTGITRTFGQSMREIRRVLDPKPGETPFGIHVMVGKSHTVFLADTTVNERPDAEELACIAENTAHVARRLGHEPRVAFLSYSNFGNPSGRWLDNIRDAVSILDQRGVAFEYEGEMSPDVALNPRLMANYPFCRLSAPANVLIMPGLQSANLSAKLLRELGGDAMIGPMLIGMEKPVQIAAMSSTAGDLLTLALLASSGVVG; translated from the coding sequence ATGAGCGAGAAAAGCAACGTCCAGTTCACCGAGCGCGAGGCGCTGCATTTCCATTCCGCCGGTCGTCCCGGCAAGATCGAGATCATCGCATCCAAGCCGATGGCGACCCAGCGCGACCTGAGCCTGGCCTATTCGCCGGGCGTTGCCGTGCCGGTGCGCGCCATCGCCGAAGATCCTTCCACCGCTTATGACTATACCGCCAAGGGCAATCTGGTCGCGGTGATCTCCAACGGTACCGCGATCCTGGGCCTCGGCAATCTGGGGGCACTTGCCTCCAAGCCGGTGATGGAAGGCAAGGCGGTGCTGTTCAAGCGCTTCGCCGATGTGGATTCGATCGATATCGAGGTGAATACCGAGGATGTCGACCGCTTCATCGAATGCGTCGAGCTGCTCGAACCCAGCTTTGGCGGCATCAACCTGGAAGATATCGGTGCCCCTGCCTGTTTCATCATCGAACAGGCGCTGAAGGAGCGGATGAACATTCCGGTCATGCACGATGACCAGCATGGCACCGCGATCATCTCCGCAGCGGGTCTGCTCAACGCCTGCTATCTGACCGGGCGCGAGCTCAAGGACGTCAAGATGGTGGTCAACGGCGCGGGCGCGGCGGCGATCGCCTGTACCGAGCTGATCAAGGCGATGGGCGTGCCGCACGACAATGTCTTGATGTGCGATCGTTCGGGCGTGATCTATCAGGGCCGCGAGGATCTGGACCAGTGGAAGTCGGCGCATGCCGCCAAGACCGACCGGCGGACGCTGGAAGAAGCGCTCGACGGCGCGGATATCTTCCTCGGCCTGTCGGCAGCCGGCGCGCTCAAGCCCGAAATGGTGATGAAGATGGCGCCTTCGCCGATCATCTTCGCCATGGCCAACCCGGACCCCGAAATCACCCCGCCCGATGCCAAGGCGGCGCGGCCCGATGCGATCATCGCCACCGGCCGGTCGGATTATCCCAACCAGGTCAACAATGTGCTGGGCTTCCCCTTCATCTTCCGCGGTGCGCTCGATGTGCGCGCGACGGCGATCAACGAGGAGATGAAGATCGCGGCGGCCAAGGCCATTGCCGAGCTGGCGCGCGAGCAGGTGCCCGAAGAGGTGGCGGCGGCCTATGGCGGCGCGACGCAGAAATTCGGCGTCGATTACATCATCCCCGCGCCGTTCGATCCGCGGCTGATGGAGGTCGTCTCGGGCGCGGTGGCGCAGGCGGCGATGGACACCGGCGTCGCGCAAAAGCCGATCGAGGACATGGCGGCCTATCGCCATTCGCTCAAGAGCCGGCTCAACCCGACCACGGCGGTGCTGACCCAGGTCTATACCGATGCCCGTGCCAATCCCAAGCGCGTGGTGTTTGCCGAGGCCGAGGAAGAGGTGGTGCTGCGCGCCGCGATCCAGTTCCGCGATGGCGGCTATGGCACGCCGGTGCTGGTCGGCCGCGAACAGCGGGTGCGCGACAAGCTGAAGGAACTGGCGGTCGACGATCCGATGGCGTTCGAGGTGCACAACAGCACCAACTCGCCGCTGGTGCCGCATATGGTCGACGTGCTGTACGAACGGCTGCAGCGCCGCGGTTACCTCAAGCGCGACGTCAAGCGCATGGTCAACCAGGACCGCAACATCTTCGGCTCCGCGCTGCTCCATCTGGGCGAGGCCGATGCGATGCTGACCGGCATCACCCGCACCTTCGGCCAGTCGATGCGCGAAATCCGCCGCGTGCTCGATCCCAAGCCGGGCGAAACCCCGTTCGGCATCCATGTCATGGTCGGCAAGAGCCACACCGTGTTCCTGGCCGATACCACGGTCAACGAACGCCCCGATGCCGAGGAGCTGGCGTGCATTGCGGAAAATACCGCGCATGTGGCGCGGCGTCTGGGGCATGAACCGCGCGTGGCGTTCCTGTCCTATTCCAATTTCGGCAACCCCTCGGGGCGCTGGCTGGACAATATTCGCGACGCGGTGAGCATTCTCGACCAGCGCGGGGTCGCCTTCGAATATGAAGGCGAGATGTCGCCCGACGTTGCGCTCAACCCGCGGCTGATGGCCAATTATCCGTTCTGCCGCCTGTCGGCCCCGGCCAATGTGCTGATCATGCCCGGCCTGCAATCGGCCAATCTTTCGGCCAAGCTGCTGCGCGAACTGGGCGGCGATGCTATGATCGGTCCGATGCTGATCGGCATGGAAAAGCCCGTGCAGATCGCCGCGATGTCCTCGACCGCAGGCGACCTGCTGACGCTGGCGCTGCTCGCCTCGTCCGGCGTGGTCGGCTGA
- a CDS encoding copper resistance protein B has translation MIRLSCAALALLIAGPAPALAKHAHHQAPPDAPAMACAPEHAAMGHCEMPAQPESEPEPLPEPAPVPASDPDCPPEHAAMGHCTPSAAPPADPQAVGTALPAGNAPPPPAPRADYADRIWGAEAMAPVREALRKEHGGASFSQIMVDIAELQVRQGREGYRWEGEGWFGGDINRLVIKTEGEGGFGDAVEDAEIQALYSRAIGPYFNLQAGLRQDIEPRARTYAAFGVEGLAPYWFELEAHGFVSDKGDLLARIAASYDQRITQRLILQPRAELNFAAQDVRASGIGSGLSDAEFDLRLRYEIVREFAPYIGLSYSAKLGDSADFARADGEDPTSLSFVVGMRTWF, from the coding sequence GTGATCCGGCTGTCATGCGCGGCCCTGGCGCTGCTGATCGCGGGGCCCGCACCGGCGCTCGCCAAGCATGCGCATCATCAGGCGCCGCCGGACGCACCGGCAATGGCATGCGCGCCCGAGCATGCGGCGATGGGCCATTGCGAAATGCCGGCCCAGCCGGAGTCAGAGCCTGAGCCTCTGCCAGAGCCTGCGCCCGTACCGGCATCCGACCCCGATTGCCCGCCTGAACATGCCGCGATGGGGCATTGCACACCGTCTGCCGCGCCGCCCGCCGACCCGCAGGCGGTGGGTACTGCCCTGCCCGCAGGCAATGCCCCGCCGCCGCCTGCGCCACGCGCCGATTATGCCGACCGCATCTGGGGGGCAGAGGCCATGGCGCCGGTGCGCGAAGCCTTGCGCAAGGAACATGGCGGCGCGAGCTTCAGCCAGATCATGGTCGATATTGCCGAGCTCCAGGTGCGCCAGGGCCGCGAGGGCTATCGGTGGGAAGGCGAAGGCTGGTTCGGCGGCGATATCAACCGGCTGGTGATCAAGACCGAGGGCGAAGGCGGCTTTGGCGACGCGGTGGAGGATGCCGAAATCCAGGCGCTCTACAGCCGCGCGATCGGGCCCTATTTCAACCTGCAGGCCGGTCTGCGCCAGGATATCGAACCCAGGGCGCGTACCTATGCCGCGTTCGGCGTGGAAGGGCTTGCCCCCTATTGGTTCGAGCTGGAAGCGCATGGCTTTGTCTCGGACAAGGGCGATCTGCTCGCCCGGATCGCCGCCAGCTATGACCAGCGCATCACCCAGCGGCTGATCCTGCAGCCGCGCGCCGAGCTTAATTTTGCCGCGCAGGATGTGCGCGCCAGCGGAATCGGTTCGGGGCTCTCGGACGCCGAGTTCGACCTGCGCCTGCGCTATGAAATCGTCCGCGAGTTCGCGCCCTATATCGGCCTGTCGTACAGCGCGAAGCTGGGCGACAGCGCCGATTTCGCGCGCGCCGATGGCGAGGACCCGACCAGCCTCAGTTTCGTGGTCGGCATGCGCACCTGGTTCTGA